The following are encoded together in the Anopheles nili chromosome 3, idAnoNiliSN_F5_01, whole genome shotgun sequence genome:
- the LOC128726090 gene encoding phospholipase A1-like, with the protein MVLLVKIILSSMLVSGGVMIYAQAQHLLAQALYLGDPDSYNTTREDCVWKRGNGQDVCPDQDIGIFLYTSGIVRDKFKFDHRLRDWLNNTEWDHAKENIILIHGYAGGDDTLPIAVLRDAYINHGGYNVFLVDWGALCQPPCYVAAVYNIRPVATCLAQSLMQLRDLGLPVERTTCVGHSLGAHICGLMANYLNFRMERIIALDPARPLIKPGGVNRLDQGDAKYVQVIHTNAGHYGEGGRVGHIDFCVNGGRRQPYCGNSTNINLCSHIWAICYLAQSLYEGHEPMAEPCSRRCPSNAVLSGVREGRRRFGYAMGYAIPMGLRTPPNASGSYCIKDINPPFCPSKPSMPGDQRCCI; encoded by the exons ATGGTGCTGCTTGTGAAGATCATCCTCAGCTCGATGCTGGTCAGCGGTGGTGTCATGATTT ACGCCCAGGCGCAGCATCTTCTGGCGCAGGCCCTCTACCTGGGCGATCCGGATTCGTACAACACCACGCGGGAGGATTGCGTGTGGAAACGCGGCAACGGACAGGACGTCTGTCCGGATCAGGACATCGGCATCTTTCTCTACACGTCCGGCATCGTGCGGGATAAGTTTAAG TTCGACCATCGGCTTCGGGACTGGCTGAACAACACCGAATGGGACCATGCGAAGGAGAACATCATACTGATACACGGGTACGCCGGTGGAGATGACACGCTGCCGATTGCGGTTCTACGAGACG CGTACATCAACCACGGCGGGTACAACGTGTTTCTCGTCGATTGGGGCGCTCTCTGTCAGCCGCCGTGTTATGTGGCGGCCGTCTACAACATCCGTCCGGTTGCAACCTGTCTGGCGCAGAGCCTAATGCAGCTGAGGGACCTTGGTTTGCCGGTTGAAAGGACGACTTGTGTGGGTCACTCGCTTGGGGCGCACATTTGCGGGTTGATGGCGAACTATCTCAACTTCCGGATGGAGCGTATCATCG ctctgGATCCAGCGAGACCACTAATCAAGCCGGGTGGAGTGAATCGACTAGATCAGGGTGATGCAAAGTACGTGCAGGTGATACACACTAACGCCGGTCACTACGGTGAAGGAGGTCGCGTAGGTCACATCGATTTCTGTGTGAACGGTGGACGACGCCAGCCCTACTGTGGCAACAGCACGA ACATCAACCTGTGCAGTCACATTTGGGCCATCTGCTACCTAGCCCAGTCACTGTACGAGGGTCACGAACCTATGGCGGAACCGTGCAGTCGACGGTGTCCTTCGAATGCAGTCCTGTCGGGGGTTCGTGAAGGACGTCGACGATTCGGGTACGCGATGGGATACGCCATCCCGATGGGGCTAAGGACTCCACCAAA TGCCTCCGGCTCGTACTGCATCAAAGACATCAATCCACCGTTCTGTCCATCGAAACCCTCGATGCCCGGGGATCAGCGGTGTTGCATATGA